AACGTCATGACGCAGGAGAATCTGGTGGTTTGCACCAAATGCGGCGTGGTCAACCGCCTGCCGCCGAACCGAAACAGCGCCGAAGCGCAATGCGGAAAATGCGGCGCCCGGCTGTTTTCCGGGGTCCCGCAGGACATCGACGCAGCGAACTTCGACCGTCAGATCGGGCGCGGCAGCCTGCCCGTCCTGGTCGACGTCTGGGCTCCGTGGTGCGGTCCCTGCAAGATGATGGCGCCGGCCTATGAGGCCGCCGCCAAGGCGCTGGAGCCTCGCATCCGGCTGGTCAAGCTGAATTCCGACAAGGAGCAGGCCATCGCGGCGAGGCTGGGCATTCGCGGTATCCCCACCGTGATCCTGTTTCACCGCCAGCGGGAAATCGCGCGCGTATCGGGGGCGATGAGTGCCGGCCAGATCGTCAATTGGGTTCGCGGTCATGTGCCGACAGGCACCAGTTGAGCCGCGAGCCGATGCCCGTTTGACCTTGATCAAGGTCACCTCCGATCGCCGCGATAGGAATGGCCTCGAAGGAGTCTGCCATGACCAGCTTGCACGACCTCACCCCGAAATTCAGGAACATCCGCCTGCTTCTCGCACGCGAAAAAGGTCATCCGGAAGGAGACCGCGAGGAAGGCTACGATGTGCTCGCACCGCTCACCAATGAGGGACGGCTGGACGCGGAGGAGTGGAAATCGCACAAGGGCTTCTGCCGCGTCCGCCGCTTCCGCACCGGCGAGGACGATCTTGTCGGCCGCCTGCGGCGCAAGCCGGGTGGCCAATGGTATTTCGATTACGCCGAAAGCGATCGTGACGACGAGGTCGGCTTTCATCTCGGCGAGGAGCGCTTCCTCACTGGCGAGTACGTCTCGATCAAGCGCAACGGGGCCATGCACACCTACCAGGTGGCCCGGGTCGAGCAGCCATAGCGCAGCTCGGCAAGCCGTCCGGGAGAAGAATGTCGCGCTGCGTGCCTGTTTTCATCGGCCATCCCGACCCGCCCCTGACCGACTCTGCCGGCCAGGGACGAACCGGCTAAAGCAGATGCCACGGCTAGGCGAACGCGCGGTCCAGGACCGTCAAGGCTTAAGGACGGCGGCGCCACTCAGCCTGCCCATGCGCAAATCATCCAGCGCCTGGTTCGCCCGCTCCAGCGGATAGACCTTTGTGTGCGTGCGCACCCGGGCGTCCCTCGCGATCGGAAAGAACTCCTCGGGGTCCCGGCGGGTCAGGTTGGCGACCGACACCAATTCCCGTTCTTCCCACAGAAGCCTGTAGGGCATCGATGGAATGTCGCTCATATGGATGCCGCCGCAGACCACCCGGCCGCCCTTGCGGACAGCCCGCAACGCGGCCGGCACCAGTTCGCCGACCGGCGCGAAAATGATCGCGGCGTCAAGTTCGACCGAAGGCAATTCATCGGACGCCCCTGCCCAGGCAACGCCCAATGAGCGCGCGAATTCCTGTGCCTGGATGTCGCCAGGCCGCGTGAAGGCAAAGATCTCACGTCCCTGCCAGATTGCGACCTGCGTGATGATATGCGCGGCGGCGCCGAAGCCAAAGATGCCCAGCCGGCGGCCATCGCCGGCCTTCTTGAGACAGCGCCAGCCGATCAGACCAGCGCACAGGAGCGGCGCCAGCGACACCGGATCCGCGGCGGCATCGAGCTCGAAGGCGAAATGCTCGTCGGCAACGACATGACTGGCGAAGCCGCCGTCGCGCGTGTAGCCGGTGAAGAGCGGCTGGTCGCAGAGGTTTTCGGCGCCGGCGTTGCAATAGGGACAATGTCCGCACGTGTGCCCCAGCCACGGAACGCCTACCCTCTGCCCAAGCCGGGCTCGCGATACGCCTTCACCGACAAGATCGACGATGCCGACGATTTCGTGGCCCGGCACGAGCGGCAGCTTTGGCGATGGCAAGTCACCGTCCACGACGTGCAGGTCGGTGCGACATACCGCGCATGCCACCACCTTGAGCCTGATCTCGCCCGCCCCCGGCAAGGGATCCGGACGGTCGACGAGATTCAGGAGCGTACCGGGCTTTTCCAGCACCATTGCCTTCATCACGCTTCCCCGTTTCTCGGAAGACAGACTGGAACGGACCGGCTTTCCCACGGCACGAAAGAATGAAACCGCGCTGGTCCGGCATCCTTTCCTATCGCGAGCGCCTTATCCTGTCCGGATACGGCCGGGCATGACCGTGCCTTGCTCGGACGTGCTTCCTGGCACGGAGCATCTCGAAATAAAGGCCTGCGCGGCAAGATAGGCAAGGCCGAGTATCCCGGTCCAGATTTCAATCATCTCGGAGTTCATGGTCGGTTTCCCCTGGTTGCTCCGGCCAAACAATGCCGAGTCAAGTCATGCCGGCCTTGATCGTGGTCAATCGCGGACCCAGTTGGCGGACGTGCCAGGCGGCCTGCTCGACATGTCTGGCTCGGCAGGGTGATCTGGGATCGCACTAAGTAGTTTCCCGTAGGGACATAACCGAATTTCGGCATGGCTGGATTTGGGCGATTGCTGTTGTCACAAATTCACTGGGACCACATCCATGTACGCTCAAGCCTCCGCCAAGATCGACCTGCCGTCCTATCTTCCCCATCAGAGCCCCGCGCCAGCCTTCGAAGGGCCGGCGACGCCGGTCAGCTTCTTCACGGCAGGCGCTGAAATCTATGCCCAGGGCGAAAAGGCCGGCGCGCTCTATCAAGTCGAATTCGGCGCGGTTCGCATCTACCGCCTGCTCGCCGACGGTCGCAGGCAGATCAGCGCATTCCACCTGGCGGGAGAGACCTTCGGTTTCGAGGCCGACGTCACCCATCACTTCTTCGCCGAGGCGATCAACGCGACTGGTGTCCGGGTCTTCCGCGCTCCGTCAGGCACGGACATGTCGCGTCAGCTCCTGCCTCTGGCGCTCAAAGGCCTGACTCGGGCGCAGGAACATCTCCTGGTGCTCGGCCGCCAGAACGCCATCGAGCGCGTCGCGGCGTTCCTCGTCGAAATGTCGGAGCGTCAGGGCGGGCTGCGGCAGGTGGAACTGCCTATGTCGCGCAACGACATCGGCGACTATCTCGGCCTCACCATCGAAACCGTGTCGCGGGTCTTCACCCGCCTGAAAGAGAAGGGCGTGATCCGCCTGCTCAGCCTGCGCAGCATCGAAATTCTGAAACGCGACACGCTGCTGGCAATGGGTGAATGAGGCCATTGCGCCAATCCCGCGCATCAATCCTGAAAAGGGGCTGAAAATGAAAACCATGCTTACGACCCACACCGGATTTCGCTTCGAGGTGCGTCGAGCGCGTCCCGACGATGAGCCGATCGTCGCCGAGTTCTTTACCCATGTGACACCGGAGGATCTGCGCTTCCGCTTCCTCGGAGCCGTGAAGGAAGTCTCGCATGAGCGGCTTGTGGCGATGACCCGATCCGACGATCCGCACGTCCATAATTTTCTCGCCTTCTCCACCGACGGAATGCTGATTGCGGTGGCGACCCTCGCCGCGGACCCGGCCGATCGGCATGGCGAAGTCGCCATCTGCATCCGCGAGGATCGCAAGCATCTCGGCGTCAGCTGGGAATTTCTCGGCTATGTCGCGCGTTATGCCGACGATCATGGGATAGAGACCATCGAATCGATCGAGAGCCGCGAAAACCGCGCAGCGATCGAACTCGAGCGCGAGATGGGCTTCATCGTCACGACGGATCCCGACGACCCGACGCTCGTCCTGGTTCAGCGGAAGCTCGGCGCCTCGTTGCCGGGCTGAGGCGAGTCGCATTTGTTTGATGATATCGCCCGGGAGCGCCGCGCGCTTCCGGGCGATATCATTTAGTCTTTGCCTTCGAAGCCTTCGAAGCCGAGCAACTCAGCGGCCACCGCACGTTCCTCGTCGGCGGGAATGACAAGCACGTCGACCAGGGAATCCGGGGCGCTGATCAGTTCTTCGCCATGCGCGTTCAACTCCTCGTCGAGCCCGACGCCCAGCCATCCCGCGGCTTCGCAGATGCTCTGCCGGATCGCGGGCGCATGCTCGCCGATGCCCGCCGTGAACACGATGGTGTCGAGCCCGCCAATCGCCGCGGCAAGCGATCCGATCTCGCGCCCGACACGATAGACGAAGAGATCGACGGCGCGCATCGCCGCCGGGTCTTTCGATGCAAGCAGCGTCTGCATGTTTCCCGAGATGCCGGATACCCCGAGCAGACCGGATCGCTGATAGAGCAGGTCGGCAAGTTCGTCCGACGACAGCTTCCGGTCCTGCAGAAGGTGCAGGAGGATGCCGGGATCGATCGCGCCGCAACGCGTGCTCATGACCAGGCCGTCAAGCGTCGAGAAGCCCATGGTGGTGGCGTGGCTTACGCCTGCCTTCATCGCGCACAGGCTCGCACCGCTGCCGAGATGGGCAACGATCGTCCGGCCGCCGGCGGCGGCGCCATAACGGTTGTTGAGCTCGCTGGCGATATGGCTGTAGGAGAGCCCATGGAAGCCGTAGGAGACGATGCCTTGCTCCGCCATCTCATGCGGCAGGCCATAAAGCCTTGCGTGCTCGGGCTGCGCCGCGTGGAAGGCCGTATCGAAGCAGCCGACCTGCATGGTGCCGGGCAGGAGGCGGCTGGCCAGGTCGACGAGCTCCAGGTTGATCGCCTGATGAATCGGGGCGAGCGGCTCCAGCCTGCGCAAGGCACCGAGCGTGCGCTCGTCGAGCAGCATTGCGCGGACAAACTCCCGGCCGCCATGCACGATGCGATGTCCGACCCGGCCCACCCGGCGCAGGAGGCCGCGGTCCGCAAGATAGGACGCAACGGCTTCGAACGCCGTGCCGATGGAGATCGGCTGTTCGCCAAGGCTCCTGTCGAATGACGGCGTCATTGCCGTGGGCGCGACGTGGAGCCGGGGCCGCTCGCCGATCGACGAGACGCTGCCGCGCACCAGCAGATGGAGCTCGTCGCGCCATTGGAAGACGGCGAACTTCAGGCTCGATGAGCCGCCATTGAGGACGAGAATTGCGTCGGTCATGGCCGGCCGGTCCCCGCCGCTTTTGCAAGCCCGATCCTCTCGGCCCGGCGCCTCGTCATCGATTACCGCTCCCACTTCCAGCCGAGTATCTCGGGCATGTCCTGCCCGTGCTTGCGGATATAGGCTGCGTGCTCGATCAGCTTGCCTTCCATGGCCTGCCTCAGCTGGATGTGCGCGCCGGCCGGCTCGGGAATGCGGTCGAGCACGCCGAGCACGAGATGATAGCGGTCGAGCCCGTTCAGCACGGTCATGTCGAACGGCGTCGTCGTCGTCCCTTCCTCATTGTAGCCGCGCACATGGATGTTGTCGTGATTGGTCCGCCGGTAGGTCAGGCGGTGGATCGTCCACGGATAGCCGTGATAGGCGAAGATGACAGGCTTGTCCCTGGTGAACAACGCGTCGAACTCATGGTCCGACAGCCCGTGCGGGTGATGTTCCTTCGGCTGCAGCGTCATCAGATCGACAATGTTCACCACACGGACCTTGAGGTCGGGAATGTGGCGCCTCAGGATCTGAACGGCGGCCAGGGTCTCGAGCGTCGGCACGTCGCCGGCGCAGGCCATCACCACATCCGGCTCGGCGCCGCCGTCGGTCGACGCCCATTCCCATATCCCAATGCCGGCGCCGCAGTGGACTTTCGCCTCGTCGATGGACAGCCACTGCCAGGAATTGGCCTTGCCGGCGACGATGACGTTGATGCGGTTCCATGTCTTAAGCACATGGTCGGTCACGCAAAGCAGGCTGTTGGCGTCCGCCGGCAGGTAGACGCGCACGACGTCCGCCTTCTTGTTCAGCGCCACGTCGATGAAGCCTGGATCCTGATGGCTGAAGCCATTGTGCTCCTGCTGCCAGACATGGCTGGACAACAGATAGTTCAGCGAAGCGATCGGCCGCCGCCAGGGGAGCTTGCGGCAGGCATCCAGCCATTTCGCATGCTGGTTGAACATGGAATCGACGATGTGCGTGAAGGCCTCGTAGCAGGAGAAGAAGCCGTGGCGCCCGGTGAGCAGGTAACCTTCCAGCCAACCCTGGCACGTATGCTCGGATAGAATTTCCAGAACCCTGCCTTCCCGCGCCAGGTGGACATCCTCGGGAACGATCTCTTCCATCCAGGCGCGCTCCGTCACCTCGAAGACGTCCTGCCACCGGTTCGAGGCCGTCTCGTCGGGGCCGACGATGCGGAAATTCCTGGCAGCCCGGTTCAACGTCATGACGTCGCGCAGGAAGCGGCCCATGACACGGGTCGACTCCGCCTTGACGCCGCCGGGCCGCTCGACCGGGACAGCGTGCTCATCCAGGCCAGGCAGTTCGAGAGACCGCCGCAGCAGGCCGCCATTGGCATTCGGATTGGCGCTCATGCGCCTGTCACCTTGCGGCGCGGTGGCGCGGATCGCGGCCAGGGGTGCGCCGGCGGCGTCGAAAAGCTCTTCGGGCCGGTAGCTTCTCATCCACGCCTCAAGCATCCTCAGATGCTCTGGGTTCTCGGCCAGGCCGGAAAGCGGGACCTGGTGGGCGCGCCAGAATCCCTCGGTCTTCAGCCCGTCGACCTCCTTCGGACCGGTCCAGCCCTTCGGGCTTCGTAGCACGATCATCGGCCATTTCGGCCGCGGCTGCGCGGTCTTCGCGCCGCCGCGGGCCGCATCCTGGATCGCCTTGATGCGGTCGAGCGCATCGTCGAGCACGACCGCCATCCGCTCATGCATCAACGCCGGATCGTCACCTTCGACGAACAGCGGCTCGTAACCATAGCCGACGAACAGCGCACGCAGCTCTTCCTCGGGGATACGGGCCAGAATGGTGGGATTGGCGATCTTGTAGCCGTTGAGGTGGAGGATCGGCAGCACCGCGCCGTCAAGCGCCGGGTTGAGGAACTTGTTGGAATGCCAGGAGGTGGCGAGCGGCCCGGTTTCCGCCTCGCCGTCGCCGACGACGCAGGCGACGACAAGGTCCGGGTTGTCGAAGGCCGCTCCATAAGCGTGCGAGAGGGCGTAGCCAAGCTCGCCGCCTTCATGGATCGAGCCGGGCACATCAGGCGCCGCATGGCTCGGGATGCCGCCAGGAAACGAGAACTGGCGGAAGAGCTTCTTCATTCCGGCCTCGCCCAGCGCAATGTCCGGATTGGTCTCGCTGTAGGTGCCCTCGAGATAGGTGTTGGCCACCATCGCCGGCCCGCCATGGCCGGGACCGCAGACATAGATGACATTGGCGTCGCGTTGCTTGATGGCACGATTGAGATGCGCATAGATGAAGCTGAGACCAGGCGAGGTCCCCCAGTGGCCGAGCAGCCTTGGCTTGACATGCTCCAGCCGAAGGGGTTCGCGAAGCAGCGGATTGTCGAGCAGATAGATCTGCCCGATGGTCAGGTAGTTGGCGGCACGCCAGTAGGCATCGATGTCTTGCAGTTCCTGCGCGGACAAACGATTGGCGCTGGGATGCTCGGTCATTTCCGACTCCTTCGCTGGGTTGAACCGATGCGGATGAAACACAACGCATCAACGCTGCCACCGGTTCATGACCGGTCCATGTCAGGACCGGGTGCGCCTTCGATCTATCCGGCAGGGGGCCGGCGGGCTTTGATCCATCGCAAAATGCCGAGGCAAGCCGGCCGCGGCTCCAAACAGCATCACAAAACTGCATCACGCGAGACAAGACAGCGGCTTCTTTGCTTCAGAGCAACTAACGCATTGAAAAGACCCGTCAGGATAGTTGTTCGCAAAATGCGGACAGACAAGATGAAACGCAAATTGAATGACGATGCGACGATGGATGGGATCATGCGCGAGGCGCCGGCGGCTGTTCGTGTCGTCCTCCAGCACGGAATGTTGTGCGTCGGCTGCCCGATCGCTTCCTTCCACACCGTTTCGGACGCGGCACGCGAGCATGACCTGGACGAGGATCAGCTTCGCTGCGACCTGGAGGCGGCCATCGACGCCGGCGGAGCGGGCTAGCCCTTTGCCGAGCGGCCTTCAGCGATGACGAGGAGGCGATGGGGTTCGACCACGACCACCCTTTGTCGCCCGCTCTTGACCAACCCCTGGTCTTCCCAGGCGGAAAGCAGCCGGCTGACCGTGTGAAGCGTGGTGCCTGTCATCTCGGCAACGTCTTGGCGTGAAATGGGGAAGTCGATCATGATGCCTGCCTCGGTCTTTTTCCCCGACTGCTTGATCAGCTTCAGCAAGGCATGCGCAACGCGCTGCTCCACCTGCTCGGTGGACATCTCGATGACGCGAGCATGAGCATCCTGCAGCCTTATTCCCACCGCCTTGTAGGCATTGGCGCTGAAGCTCGGGTAGCTCGCCGCGAATGTAGCCCAGAGCTGGCTCGGCCAGGCGAGCGCCACGCAATCGACCGCCGCAAGGGCATTCGCCGGATAGGTCGTCCGGCCCAGCGCGCTGGCGATCCCCATCAATTCGCCCGGGCTTATGTATCGCACGGTCACCTCATGACCATCCGGAGTCGATTTCACCACGCGCACATGGCCGTCGAGCAGAAGGAAGAACGAATGGGCCTCCTGCTCCTGCTCGAAAACCGGCTGATCCTTGGCGATGCGAATGGACCTTGCCTGTCCGATTATGCGATCCAGGTCCGCGGAGGCGATCCCCTCGAAGACAGGCAGTCCGGCAATCAGCGATCGATCAAGGCTTGCCAACTGCCTTCCTCCCCAACTTCAACGCTGCGATGCGTTCAGGCTCTGCCTGACTGTGTCACGGACGACCGCCCGTCGACAAGTGAAGCCTCCCCCTCGGTGTGGCAAGGCGATCACTCCCTTGTTTGCGCTGAGGCAAATTCCGGACCTCAGAGCCCAGATAAAAGCGGCCCAGCAGGCGTCTTGCCTGGTTTTCAATGGGGCATGTCATGGCAATTCCACGGACGCGGCCAAGCGCCTATCCGGCAATTCTCTCCTACGGGTTCCGGCCATTCTTCCTTCTGGGCTCGCTCCAGGCCGCCATTGCGATGCTGCTGTGGCTGCCCCTCTATTACGGCAGGCTGGTAACCTTCAGCACATTCCTGCCCGTGGACTGGCATATTCATGAGTTGCTTTTCGGCTACCTGCCGGCGGTCGTGACCGGCTTCCTGCTGACCGCAATTCCGAACTGGACCGGCCGGCTTCCCGTTCAGGACTTTCGCCTCCTTGCGCTGGTGTTGCTCTGGGTTGCCGGTCGGGCGGCCGTGTTCCTTTCCGCGGAAACCGGATGGCTGCTGAGCGCGGCCATAGACTGCTCTTTTCTTCTAGCGGTGGTTGCGGCCGCCACAACGGAGATCATCGCCGGACGGAACTGGCGGAACCTCAAGGTGCTGCTGCCAGTCGCGACCCTATTTGCGGCAAACGTCATATTTCATGTTGAAGCGCATTACCAAGGCATCTCCGACATGAGCCGCCGCCTGGGTCTTGGAGCGGTCGTCGTCCTCATCATGATCGTAGGCGGGCGAATAGTCCCCAGCTTCACCCGCAATTGGCTGGTGCGCGAGAACCCCGGCCGGATTCCGGCATCATTTGGCAAGTTCGACATCGGAACGATCGCGCTGTCCGCCGTCGGCCTCGCGGCCTGGACCTTCTTTCCCGCCAGTCTTGCAACCGGCGCGCTTCTGATCGCGGGAGCGGTCTTCAATAGTGTTCGGCTTGCCCGCTGGGCGGGCGATCGGACACTGGGCGATCCGTTGGTGCTGATCCTGCATATTGCCTTCGTCTTTGCGCCGCTAGGCCTGCTGCTTGCCGGACTGACCGTCCTCGCACCAGGTGTCGTTCCAGCGGCGGCGGGCATTCACGCATTTGCCGTTGGAGCGGTGGCCTGCATGACGCTGGCCGTGATGACCCGCGCCTCTCTCGGCTACACAGGCCGCGAACTGGCGGCAGGCGCCGGAACGCGTGCGATCTTCGTTGCGATCGTCATCGCTGCCATCCTGCGCATAGCTGCGGCCATGGCTCCCGGCGCTCCGATCCTCCTGCATGTCTCGGCGGCGCTATGGGTTACCGCTTTCGTCGGCTACGCCGTGTTCTTTGGCGGAATGCTCACGCGGCCACGCCGGCAAGCGCGTAACAACGCTGAATGAACGCTTGGGCCGACACTGACCATCATGTTCCGCGCCATCACTTTCGTCGCGGCATTTGAGCTAGCGCAAATCGCCACGTCCTCCGACGATCTAAAAGCGCGCGACGGTAGATGCCGTGGTGAAACAAGAAAGGAACTCTCCGATGAAACTGCCCCTCATTGCCGCGGCGGTCGCGTTGCTCTCGATGGCCGGCGCCGCGAATGCCGAAGAACATGTCGTCCAGATGCTGAACAAGGGTGAAAAGGGCGCGATGGTCTTCCAGCCCAACTTCGTCCGGGCGGCGCCCGGCGACACGATCAAGTTTGTGCCGACCGACAAGACCCACAATGCCGAGGTCATCAATGGAATGCTTCCGGACGGCGCCGAGCCCTTCAAGGGCAAGGCGAGCGAGGAGATCACGGTCACCCTCACCAAGGAAGGTGTCTATGGCGTGAAATGCGCTCCCCACTACGGCATGGGCATGGTGGCGCTGATCGTCGTCGGCAAGCCGGTCAACCTGGAGGCGGCAGAAGCCGTCAAACAGATCGGCAAGGCAAAGCCCGTCTTTGCCGAGCTGTTCGCCGAGGCGACCAAAGCCGCTTCGAACTGATCCGACAGCATGGGGGGCTGCCTCCGGCAATGGCGGGCCGGAGGCACGGGCCGGGCAGACCTTGGGAGAGGTCCTGCCCGGCCATCTTTTTGTCGGCCGCGTGTGCGCGGTGTGCCTATCTGGCCTTCCTGTAGAAGCAAACTCCTCAACAAAGAGCAACTGCACCTGTCACAGGTTTGCGCAAGCGCAAAGACGAGATTTTCGAAGTCGATATTCTGACGATATCGAAATGATTGAAATGAGGAGAGGTTATGATGCTTACGAGACGCGAAGCTTTGCTGGGTTCTGTTCTTACCGCCGCCGCTGTTGCCGCCATCGGCTCGACGCCGGCGATGGCGGCCGTGACGGATGTGGCAGAGCTGCCGCGCGAAAAGGTCACGCTTGTCGCGCCGCCTTTCGTGCACGCTCACGACCAGGTGGGCAAGGGCGGCCCCAAGATCGTCGAGTTCACCATGAAGATCGAAGAGAAGCCGATGGTCATCGACGCCGACGGCACTCAGCTCAACGCCATGACCTACAACGGTTCCATTCCGGGCCCGCTCATGGTCGTGCATGAGGGCGACTATCTCGAGCTGACCTTGATCAACCCCGACACCAACACGCTCGCCCACAATATCGACTTCCATGCGGCGACCGGCGGGCTCGGCGGCGGTGCGCTGACGCTGATCAACCCCGGCGAGCAGGTGACGCTGCGCTTCAAGGCGACCCGGTCCGGCACATTCGTCTATCATTGCGCACCTGGCGGGGCGATGATCCCCTGGCACGTGGTGTCGGGGATGAGCGGGGCGGTGATGGTCCTGCCGCGCGATGGCCTGAGGGACGAAAAGGGCAAGCCCGTACGCTACGACCGCATTTACTATATCGGCGAGAACGACTTCTACATCCCGCGCGACGAGCAGGGAAAGTTCAAGAAGTACGACTCGGCCGGCGACAACTACGACGACACCGTGAAAGTGATGCGCGGCCTTGTCCCGACGCATGTCGTTTTCAACGGCAAGGCTGGATCGCTGACCGGCGAAAACGCCATGAAGGCCAAGGTCGGAGAGACGGTGCTCATCGTCCACTCGCAGGCCAATCGCGACACCCGTCCGCACCTGATCGGCGGCCATGGCGACTTCGTCTGGGAACACGGAAAGTTCGGCAATCCCCCCGCCAAGGATCTCGAAACTTGGTTCATCCGGGGTGGATCGGCGGGCGCGGCGCTCTACGCGTTCCGGCAGCCGGGCGTCTACGCCTACGTCAATCACAATCTCATCGAGGCCGTAGAGCTCGGCGCGACTGCGCACTTCACGGTGGACGGAAAATGGGACGACGATCTGATGATGCAGGTCGAGGCTCCCAAGGCGATTGCCTCATAGAAGGTCGATCGACCTGCGACCCGCCGGCGATATCGGCGGGTCGCAGCCGCTAGCGGAGCTTGAGCATGTCCTTCGATCCTGTCTTCACATTGGGAACGATCGCGGCCGCCGCCCTCATCGCTCTCGGCGTCAGCAATGCGATCGACGGGGCGACGCCCTCGCGGGTTCCAGCTGCCGTGGCGAAGCTGGTCGCCCTGGCGCCCGGATCACTCGAAAATCCGCAGCCTGGTGAGTTCCTCCGGGACAATCATCCCGTACCCGCACCCGTGGCGAAGGAAACCATCGACACGCCACTGGAAATCATGAAGTTCCAGGTGACGGCGTCGGACTATGACCTTTGCGTTTCGGACGGCGCCTGCAAACCTGCCGACTCGCGTCTCGTCGGCAACGTTCCGGTGACGGGCGTCAGCTTCCTCGATGCCCAGGCTTACGCGAATTGGCTGTCGGCAAAAACGGGTGAAACCTGGCGGCTGCCCACCAACGTAGAGTGGGCCTATGCAGCTAGCGAGCGGTTTCGGCCCGACATCGAGGGGGGCGACGGCGACCCGGCGGATCCGGCGAGGCGATGGCTCACCCAATACCGCAACGA
This region of Mesorhizobium sp. M2A.F.Ca.ET.046.03.2.1 genomic DNA includes:
- the trxC gene encoding thioredoxin TrxC, with protein sequence MTQENLVVCTKCGVVNRLPPNRNSAEAQCGKCGARLFSGVPQDIDAANFDRQIGRGSLPVLVDVWAPWCGPCKMMAPAYEAAAKALEPRIRLVKLNSDKEQAIAARLGIRGIPTVILFHRQREIARVSGAMSAGQIVNWVRGHVPTGTS
- a CDS encoding zinc-dependent alcohol dehydrogenase family protein codes for the protein MKAMVLEKPGTLLNLVDRPDPLPGAGEIRLKVVACAVCRTDLHVVDGDLPSPKLPLVPGHEIVGIVDLVGEGVSRARLGQRVGVPWLGHTCGHCPYCNAGAENLCDQPLFTGYTRDGGFASHVVADEHFAFELDAAADPVSLAPLLCAGLIGWRCLKKAGDGRRLGIFGFGAAAHIITQVAIWQGREIFAFTRPGDIQAQEFARSLGVAWAGASDELPSVELDAAIIFAPVGELVPAALRAVRKGGRVVCGGIHMSDIPSMPYRLLWEERELVSVANLTRRDPEEFFPIARDARVRTHTKVYPLERANQALDDLRMGRLSGAAVLKP
- a CDS encoding helix-turn-helix domain-containing protein, encoding MYAQASAKIDLPSYLPHQSPAPAFEGPATPVSFFTAGAEIYAQGEKAGALYQVEFGAVRIYRLLADGRRQISAFHLAGETFGFEADVTHHFFAEAINATGVRVFRAPSGTDMSRQLLPLALKGLTRAQEHLLVLGRQNAIERVAAFLVEMSERQGGLRQVELPMSRNDIGDYLGLTIETVSRVFTRLKEKGVIRLLSLRSIEILKRDTLLAMGE
- a CDS encoding GNAT family N-acetyltransferase, with amino-acid sequence MKTMLTTHTGFRFEVRRARPDDEPIVAEFFTHVTPEDLRFRFLGAVKEVSHERLVAMTRSDDPHVHNFLAFSTDGMLIAVATLAADPADRHGEVAICIREDRKHLGVSWEFLGYVARYADDHGIETIESIESRENRAAIELEREMGFIVTTDPDDPTLVLVQRKLGASLPG
- a CDS encoding acetate/propionate family kinase translates to MTDAILVLNGGSSSLKFAVFQWRDELHLLVRGSVSSIGERPRLHVAPTAMTPSFDRSLGEQPISIGTAFEAVASYLADRGLLRRVGRVGHRIVHGGREFVRAMLLDERTLGALRRLEPLAPIHQAINLELVDLASRLLPGTMQVGCFDTAFHAAQPEHARLYGLPHEMAEQGIVSYGFHGLSYSHIASELNNRYGAAAGGRTIVAHLGSGASLCAMKAGVSHATTMGFSTLDGLVMSTRCGAIDPGILLHLLQDRKLSSDELADLLYQRSGLLGVSGISGNMQTLLASKDPAAMRAVDLFVYRVGREIGSLAAAIGGLDTIVFTAGIGEHAPAIRQSICEAAGWLGVGLDEELNAHGEELISAPDSLVDVLVIPADEERAVAAELLGFEGFEGKD
- a CDS encoding phosphoketolase family protein; translated protein: MTEHPSANRLSAQELQDIDAYWRAANYLTIGQIYLLDNPLLREPLRLEHVKPRLLGHWGTSPGLSFIYAHLNRAIKQRDANVIYVCGPGHGGPAMVANTYLEGTYSETNPDIALGEAGMKKLFRQFSFPGGIPSHAAPDVPGSIHEGGELGYALSHAYGAAFDNPDLVVACVVGDGEAETGPLATSWHSNKFLNPALDGAVLPILHLNGYKIANPTILARIPEEELRALFVGYGYEPLFVEGDDPALMHERMAVVLDDALDRIKAIQDAARGGAKTAQPRPKWPMIVLRSPKGWTGPKEVDGLKTEGFWRAHQVPLSGLAENPEHLRMLEAWMRSYRPEELFDAAGAPLAAIRATAPQGDRRMSANPNANGGLLRRSLELPGLDEHAVPVERPGGVKAESTRVMGRFLRDVMTLNRAARNFRIVGPDETASNRWQDVFEVTERAWMEEIVPEDVHLAREGRVLEILSEHTCQGWLEGYLLTGRHGFFSCYEAFTHIVDSMFNQHAKWLDACRKLPWRRPIASLNYLLSSHVWQQEHNGFSHQDPGFIDVALNKKADVVRVYLPADANSLLCVTDHVLKTWNRINVIVAGKANSWQWLSIDEAKVHCGAGIGIWEWASTDGGAEPDVVMACAGDVPTLETLAAVQILRRHIPDLKVRVVNIVDLMTLQPKEHHPHGLSDHEFDALFTRDKPVIFAYHGYPWTIHRLTYRRTNHDNIHVRGYNEEGTTTTPFDMTVLNGLDRYHLVLGVLDRIPEPAGAHIQLRQAMEGKLIEHAAYIRKHGQDMPEILGWKWER
- a CDS encoding DUF1858 domain-containing protein, whose protein sequence is MKRKLNDDATMDGIMREAPAAVRVVLQHGMLCVGCPIASFHTVSDAAREHDLDEDQLRCDLEAAIDAGGAG
- a CDS encoding Crp/Fnr family transcriptional regulator; amino-acid sequence: MASLDRSLIAGLPVFEGIASADLDRIIGQARSIRIAKDQPVFEQEQEAHSFFLLLDGHVRVVKSTPDGHEVTVRYISPGELMGIASALGRTTYPANALAAVDCVALAWPSQLWATFAASYPSFSANAYKAVGIRLQDAHARVIEMSTEQVEQRVAHALLKLIKQSGKKTEAGIMIDFPISRQDVAEMTGTTLHTVSRLLSAWEDQGLVKSGRQRVVVVEPHRLLVIAEGRSAKG
- a CDS encoding NnrS family protein, whose product is MAIPRTRPSAYPAILSYGFRPFFLLGSLQAAIAMLLWLPLYYGRLVTFSTFLPVDWHIHELLFGYLPAVVTGFLLTAIPNWTGRLPVQDFRLLALVLLWVAGRAAVFLSAETGWLLSAAIDCSFLLAVVAAATTEIIAGRNWRNLKVLLPVATLFAANVIFHVEAHYQGISDMSRRLGLGAVVVLIMIVGGRIVPSFTRNWLVRENPGRIPASFGKFDIGTIALSAVGLAAWTFFPASLATGALLIAGAVFNSVRLARWAGDRTLGDPLVLILHIAFVFAPLGLLLAGLTVLAPGVVPAAAGIHAFAVGAVACMTLAVMTRASLGYTGRELAAGAGTRAIFVAIVIAAILRIAAAMAPGAPILLHVSAALWVTAFVGYAVFFGGMLTRPRRQARNNAE